From one Mytilus trossulus isolate FHL-02 chromosome 10, PNRI_Mtr1.1.1.hap1, whole genome shotgun sequence genomic stretch:
- the LOC134688232 gene encoding fucolectin-1-like, producing the protein MYLLCLLFGLSSAYQIIVSDKEGETDLCKSVSKDVKNLEQKMATQLEQILTLLQQRKDNKGIKDLEFVKTLQEVAEGKSVKQSSLYQGKYYPAELAVDGNTGTFSHTQTEENPYWLVDLGKLYKVKQIVVYSRTNCCGSNLKNMDVTVGPSLDNMSLCTHYKGPASTGGHFNLDCKAAMVGRYVKLSINRKNSIMQLAELKVFAYRQKF; encoded by the exons ATGTATCTTCTTTGTCTTCTATTTGGTTTGTCATCCGCTTATCAAATCATAGTTTCTGATAAAGAAGGCGAAACTGATCTTTGTAAGAGCGTTTCAAAGGATGTTAAAAATTTGGAACAAAAGATGGCTACGCAGCTTGAACAAATTTTGACTTTGCTTCAACAGAGGAAAGACAATAAAGGCATTAAAG ATCTAGAATTTGTAAAAACTCTTCAGGAAGTTGCAGAAGGGAAATCAGTTAAACAAAGTTCATTATATCAGGGGAAATATTATCCTGCTGAATTGGCCGTTGATGGTAATACAGGGACTTTTTCTCACACTCAAACCGAAGAAAATCCGTATTGGTTGGTAGATCTAGGCAAACTGTATAAAGTTAAACAGATTGTAGTGTATAGCCGAACAAACTGTTGTG GCTCTAATCTGAAGAATATGGACGTAACTGTAGGTCCTTCTCTGGACAACATGTCTTTGTGCACTCACTATAAAGGTCCAGCAAGCACAGGGGGACATTTTAACTTGGACTGTAAAGCTGCAATGGTTGGACGCTATGTAAAACTGTCTATAAACAGGAAAAATTCTATAATGCAGTTAGCAGAACTCAAAGTATTTGCGTATCGTCAAAAATTCtag